Proteins encoded by one window of Collimonas fungivorans:
- the argA gene encoding amino-acid N-acetyltransferase, whose product MENPNEFVQWLRSVAPYIHAFRGKTFVVAFPGELVTAGALPVLAQDLSLLHALGIKVVIVHGSRPQVEEQLALRNVEARFHNGLRITDIAALECAKEAAGELRLDIEAAFSQGLPNTPMAHAAIRIISGNFVTARPLGVIDGADLQLTGVVRKIDYDTIHPILNAGGLVLLSPLGFSPTGEAFNLTMEDVAVAAAISLRAEKLIFISETPLMKDAGETEIRELSSHQAQAVLDSGCLPADSAFYLQHAIKACNAGVPRAHVVPFATDGSVLLELFTHDGVGTMISYENLESLREATIEDVGGILKLIEPLENDGTLVKRGRELIEREIHYFSVIEHDGVIFGCAALYPFPTEKMAEMACLTVNPEVQAQGDGERILKHMESRARAAGFTKLFVLTTRTSHWFLRRGFVHATVDDLPKDRQHMYNWQRKSLVLIKTL is encoded by the coding sequence GCGCCCTATATCCACGCCTTCCGCGGCAAGACCTTTGTCGTCGCGTTCCCGGGTGAACTGGTCACCGCCGGCGCCTTGCCGGTGCTGGCGCAAGACCTGTCGCTGCTGCATGCGCTAGGCATCAAGGTGGTGATTGTGCACGGCTCCCGGCCCCAGGTCGAAGAACAGCTGGCGCTGCGCAATGTAGAAGCGCGCTTCCACAACGGTTTGCGGATCACCGACATCGCCGCGCTGGAGTGCGCCAAGGAAGCCGCCGGCGAACTGCGCCTGGATATCGAAGCCGCTTTCAGCCAGGGCTTGCCGAACACACCGATGGCGCATGCCGCGATCCGTATCATTTCTGGCAACTTTGTCACCGCCCGTCCGCTCGGCGTGATCGACGGCGCCGACCTGCAGCTGACCGGCGTGGTGCGCAAGATCGATTACGACACCATCCACCCGATCCTCAACGCCGGCGGCCTGGTGCTGCTGTCGCCGCTGGGTTTCTCGCCGACCGGCGAAGCGTTCAATCTGACCATGGAAGACGTGGCGGTGGCGGCGGCGATTTCGCTGCGCGCCGAAAAACTGATTTTCATCAGCGAAACGCCGTTGATGAAAGACGCCGGCGAGACCGAAATCCGCGAACTGTCGTCGCACCAGGCGCAAGCAGTGCTGGACAGCGGCTGCCTGCCGGCCGACTCGGCCTTCTACCTGCAGCACGCGATCAAGGCCTGTAACGCCGGCGTGCCGCGCGCCCATGTGGTGCCGTTCGCCACCGACGGTTCGGTCCTGCTGGAACTGTTCACCCACGATGGCGTGGGCACCATGATTTCCTACGAAAACCTGGAAAGTCTGCGCGAAGCCACGATTGAAGACGTGGGCGGCATCCTGAAGCTGATCGAGCCGCTGGAAAACGACGGCACCCTGGTCAAGCGCGGCCGCGAACTGATCGAACGCGAAATCCATTACTTCTCGGTAATCGAGCATGACGGCGTGATCTTCGGCTGCGCTGCCTTGTATCCCTTCCCGACCGAAAAAATGGCGGAAATGGCTTGCCTCACGGTCAATCCGGAAGTGCAGGCGCAGGGCGACGGCGAGCGCATCCTCAAGCACATGGAAAGCCGGGCCCGCGCTGCCGGTTTCACCAAGCTGTTCGTGCTGACCACCCGCACTTCGCACTGGTTCCTGCGGCGCGGCTTCGTCCACGCCACGGTCGACGACCTGCCCAAGGACCGCCAGCACATGTATAACTGGCAACGGAAATCGCTGGTGCTGATCAAGACCCTATAA
- a CDS encoding oxidative damage protection protein: MARTIHCIKLDKEAEGLDFPPYPGELGKRIYESVSKEAWAGWLKHQTMLVNENRLNLADVRARKYLAAQMEKHFFGDGADAATGYVPPTE; encoded by the coding sequence ATGGCACGCACCATCCATTGCATCAAGCTGGACAAAGAAGCGGAAGGACTGGACTTCCCGCCGTACCCGGGCGAACTGGGCAAGCGCATCTATGAAAGCGTCTCGAAAGAAGCCTGGGCCGGCTGGCTCAAGCACCAGACCATGCTGGTCAACGAAAACCGCCTGAACCTGGCCGATGTACGGGCCCGCAAATACCTGGCGGCGCAGATGGAAAAGCATTTCTTCGGCGACGGCGCCGACGCCGCCACCGGCTACGTGCCGCCGACCGAATAA
- a CDS encoding M16 family metallopeptidase, protein MHLFRKRSWSSCLLSCLLATACSAAFVGAAQAATALPAGVTQGPSAEGITEYQFANGFKVLLFPDASKPTVTVNMTYLVGSRFENYGETGMAHLLEHLMFKGTPTHPAIPKDFSQRGMQFNGTTNVDRTNYYEIFQAGDDNLKWAIDMEADRMLHSFIARKDLDSEMTVVRNEYEQGENSPYGVLFKRLQGVAYDWHNYGKPTIGNRSDIENVKIENLQAFYRTYYQPDNAVLLIAGKFDQAKTLAWVSQAFGKLPKPTRKMRDFWTVEPTQDGERSVTVRRQGDVQIVAVAYKIPSELHPDSDALSYAGTILADTPNGRLHKSLVETGKATAIFNYEMTGYAPGLEIIAAVVKKGEPIEPVRQALIEGVEQFAKTPPTPEEMERVRLDNANSFEKLLNDPQKVGVAMSGTIALGDWRLLFLGRDRSNKVTSAQVAAAAAHYFTRDNRTVGLFQPEDQLQRADVPAAPSLPALFKDYKPQQAVADGETFDPSQANIDARTQRSQVGGLKLALLPKKTRGETVTVKLNLQWGDEKTLFGKKTASELMDAMLMRGTTTLSREQLADEFSKLKMSGSPTQFQTTRSNLPAALKLVASVLKQPRLDPAEYERLRKEALVGLEASRNEPNTLAAEAISQHFNKYPQGHWLAAQTVDQQIAAIQATPLADVSAFHHDFYGASQGELAIVGDFDVAAVTKVIQEEFGSWKSAAPYQRVIRQNFDVAPLQKTINSPDKENGFYVARQNLDMRDDDADYPAMMVANYLFGGGGLKSRLIDRVRQKEGLSYGIGSSLDISSVSRAARFSVQAIAAPQNLGKVDLAVKEELARALKDGFSAEELARAKSGILQENQNARAQDSALSAGWARLLDINRTFAWSKQVEDKISALTVEQVNAAFRKYIDPARVSVVIVRDEAKAKANAAVAAKQ, encoded by the coding sequence ATGCATCTATTCCGTAAACGTTCCTGGTCCAGCTGCTTGCTGTCCTGCCTGCTGGCTACCGCCTGCAGCGCCGCTTTCGTCGGCGCCGCGCAAGCAGCAACCGCATTGCCGGCCGGCGTCACCCAGGGGCCGTCGGCCGAAGGCATCACCGAATACCAGTTTGCCAACGGCTTCAAGGTCTTGCTGTTCCCCGATGCGTCCAAGCCCACGGTAACAGTCAACATGACTTACCTGGTCGGTTCGCGTTTCGAAAATTATGGCGAAACCGGCATGGCGCATCTGCTGGAACACCTGATGTTCAAGGGCACCCCTACCCACCCTGCGATCCCCAAGGATTTCAGCCAGCGCGGCATGCAATTCAACGGCACCACCAACGTCGACCGCACCAATTATTATGAAATCTTCCAGGCCGGCGACGACAACCTGAAATGGGCGATCGACATGGAAGCCGACCGCATGCTGCATTCCTTCATCGCCAGGAAAGACCTGGACAGTGAAATGACGGTGGTGCGCAACGAATACGAACAAGGTGAAAATTCGCCGTACGGCGTCCTGTTCAAGCGCCTGCAAGGCGTCGCTTACGACTGGCACAACTATGGCAAGCCGACCATCGGCAACCGCAGCGATATCGAAAACGTCAAGATAGAAAACCTGCAGGCCTTTTATCGCACCTACTACCAGCCTGACAATGCGGTGCTGCTGATCGCCGGAAAATTCGACCAGGCCAAGACCCTGGCCTGGGTCAGCCAGGCGTTCGGCAAGCTGCCCAAGCCGACCCGCAAGATGCGTGATTTCTGGACCGTGGAGCCGACCCAGGACGGCGAACGCAGCGTCACCGTGCGGCGCCAGGGCGATGTGCAGATCGTCGCCGTCGCCTACAAGATCCCGAGCGAGCTGCATCCCGACAGCGATGCCTTGTCCTATGCCGGCACCATCCTGGCCGACACGCCCAACGGGCGCCTGCACAAATCGCTGGTGGAAACCGGCAAAGCCACCGCCATATTCAACTATGAAATGACCGGCTATGCGCCGGGCCTGGAAATCATCGCGGCCGTGGTCAAGAAAGGCGAGCCGATCGAACCGGTGCGCCAGGCCCTGATCGAAGGCGTCGAGCAATTTGCCAAGACGCCGCCGACTCCTGAAGAAATGGAACGGGTGCGCCTGGACAACGCCAACAGCTTCGAAAAGCTGCTGAACGACCCGCAGAAAGTCGGCGTCGCCATGTCCGGCACCATCGCGCTGGGCGACTGGCGTCTGCTGTTCCTGGGCCGCGACCGTTCCAACAAGGTCACTTCGGCGCAAGTGGCGGCAGCCGCAGCGCACTACTTCACCCGCGATAACCGCACGGTCGGCCTGTTCCAGCCGGAAGACCAGCTGCAGCGCGCCGATGTTCCCGCCGCGCCAAGCCTGCCGGCGCTGTTCAAGGATTACAAGCCGCAGCAGGCAGTCGCCGACGGCGAAACGTTCGATCCGTCGCAAGCCAATATCGACGCCCGCACCCAGCGCTCGCAAGTGGGCGGCCTGAAGCTCGCGCTGCTGCCGAAGAAAACACGCGGCGAAACCGTTACGGTCAAGCTGAACCTGCAATGGGGCGATGAAAAAACCTTGTTCGGTAAAAAGACTGCTTCCGAATTGATGGATGCCATGCTGATGCGCGGCACCACCACGCTGAGCCGTGAGCAGCTGGCCGACGAATTTTCCAAGCTGAAGATGAGCGGCAGCCCGACCCAATTCCAGACCACGCGCAGCAACCTGCCGGCGGCCTTGAAACTGGTGGCCAGCGTGCTCAAGCAGCCGCGCCTGGATCCGGCCGAATACGAGCGCCTGCGCAAGGAAGCCCTGGTCGGCCTGGAAGCATCGCGCAACGAACCGAACACGCTGGCGGCGGAAGCCATCTCCCAGCACTTCAACAAATATCCGCAAGGCCACTGGCTGGCGGCGCAAACCGTGGACCAGCAGATCGCCGCGATCCAGGCCACCCCGCTGGCTGACGTCAGCGCCTTCCACCACGACTTCTACGGCGCTTCGCAAGGCGAGCTGGCGATCGTCGGCGATTTCGACGTCGCTGCCGTCACCAAGGTGATCCAGGAAGAATTCGGCAGCTGGAAAAGCGCAGCGCCTTACCAGCGTGTGATCCGCCAGAATTTCGACGTAGCGCCGCTGCAGAAAACCATCAACTCGCCGGACAAGGAAAACGGCTTTTACGTGGCGCGCCAGAACCTCGACATGCGCGACGACGACGCCGACTATCCGGCCATGATGGTAGCCAACTACCTGTTCGGCGGCGGCGGCTTGAAATCGCGCCTGATCGACCGCGTACGCCAGAAGGAAGGACTGTCCTACGGCATCGGCTCGTCGCTGGACATCAGCTCCGTCAGCCGCGCCGCCAGGTTCTCGGTGCAAGCCATCGCCGCGCCGCAAAACCTGGGCAAGGTCGACCTTGCAGTCAAGGAAGAACTGGCGCGCGCATTGAAGGACGGTTTCAGCGCCGAAGAACTGGCCCGCGCCAAATCCGGCATCCTGCAGGAAAACCAGAACGCCCGCGCCCAGGACAGCGCCCTCAGCGCCGGCTGGGCCAGGCTGCTTGACATCAACCGCACCTTCGCCTGGAGCAAGCAGGTGGAAGACAAGATCAGCGCCTTGACGGTGGAACAAGTCAATGCAGCCTTCCGCAAATACATCGACCCGGCCCGCGTTAGCGTGGTGATTGTGCGGGATGAAGCAAAGGCTAAAGCAAACGCTGCGGTGGCTGCCAAGCAGTAA
- a CDS encoding amino acid permease, whose product MSLFRTKDLDKMIHSSRTDTGLQRSLGALDLTLLGVGAIVGTGIFVLTGSGALLAGPGLSLSFILAAIACGFAALCYAEFSSTVPVSGSIYTYSYATMGEIVAWIIGWDLMLEYGLATSAVSVGWSGYMQSLLSGFGIALPAVLTAAPGAVPGVTTWFNLPAFCILLVITGLLSIGIRESARANNIMVFIKVAVVLLFIAVGAGHVQPANWQPYLPFGYNGVFNAAAIVFFAFIGFDAVTSAAEEVKNPARALPIGIIASLGICALLYVVVAAIMTGIVPFAKFAGVDHPVSLALQYAGENWVAGFVDLGAIIGMTTVILVMTYGQTRILFAMSRDGLLPKKLSSIHPRFATPLFTTWLVGIVFAFIAALIPLNILAELINIGTLMAFSLIAVAVLVLRRTRPDLPRAFRCPGVPFVPLAAIGFCVFLMFHLQAVTWIAFLCWLAIGFVVYFGYARKRSLLHPHP is encoded by the coding sequence ATGAGTTTATTCCGTACCAAAGATCTGGATAAGATGATCCATTCCAGCCGCACCGATACCGGTCTGCAGCGCAGCCTGGGGGCGCTGGACCTGACTTTGCTGGGCGTCGGCGCGATTGTCGGCACCGGCATTTTTGTCCTGACCGGCAGCGGTGCCTTGCTGGCCGGTCCCGGCCTGTCGCTGTCGTTCATCCTGGCTGCGATCGCCTGCGGTTTCGCCGCGCTGTGTTATGCCGAGTTTTCGTCGACGGTGCCGGTCTCCGGTTCGATCTATACCTATAGCTATGCCACCATGGGCGAAATCGTGGCCTGGATCATCGGCTGGGACCTGATGCTGGAATACGGGCTGGCGACTTCGGCGGTGTCGGTCGGCTGGTCGGGCTACATGCAGTCGCTGCTGTCCGGCTTCGGGATTGCCTTGCCGGCGGTCTTGACTGCGGCGCCAGGCGCCGTTCCTGGCGTCACTACCTGGTTCAACCTGCCGGCGTTCTGCATCCTGCTGGTGATTACCGGCTTGCTGTCGATCGGCATCCGCGAATCGGCGCGCGCCAATAACATCATGGTGTTCATCAAGGTGGCGGTGGTGCTGCTGTTCATCGCCGTCGGCGCCGGCCATGTGCAGCCGGCCAACTGGCAACCGTACCTGCCGTTCGGCTACAACGGCGTGTTCAATGCGGCGGCGATCGTGTTCTTTGCTTTCATCGGGTTCGATGCGGTGACTTCGGCGGCGGAGGAGGTCAAGAATCCGGCGCGGGCCTTACCTATCGGGATCATTGCTTCGCTGGGGATCTGCGCCTTGCTGTATGTGGTGGTGGCGGCGATCATGACTGGCATCGTGCCGTTTGCGAAATTTGCGGGGGTGGATCATCCGGTGTCGCTGGCTTTGCAGTATGCGGGAGAGAACTGGGTGGCCGGGTTCGTTGACCTGGGGGCGATCATCGGCATGACTACGGTGATCCTGGTGATGACTTATGGACAGACGCGGATCCTGTTTGCGATGTCGCGCGATGGCTTGCTGCCGAAAAAATTGTCGAGCATCCATCCGCGTTTTGCTACGCCGTTATTTACTACCTGGCTGGTGGGGATCGTGTTTGCGTTCATCGCGGCGCTGATTCCACTCAACATCCTGGCGGAGCTGATCAATATCGGGACCTTGATGGCGTTTTCGCTGATTGCGGTGGCGGTGCTGGTGTTGCGCAGGACGCGGCCCGATTTGCCACGGGCTTTCCGCTGCCCCGGGGTGCCGTTTGTGCCGCTGGCGGCGATCGGGTTCTGCGTGTTCCTGATGTTCCATCTGCAGGCGGTGACCTGGATTGCGTTCCTGTGCTGGCTGGCGATAGGCTTTGTCGTCTATTTCGGCTACGCCCGCAAGCGCTCGCTGCTGCATCCGCATCCGTAG
- a CDS encoding carbohydrate-binding protein, with protein sequence MKLKLIQGLMLTLACSAIMTGAEASPLIAASAQAASTVTCYPAWVASTAYTGGATVSYNGVNYKANWWTQGNNPSTNNGGSGTGQPWTIVETCGVVTPPPPPPPPPPPPPGGGTTPAGFVFSPYKDGNINLNWNTYAMSTAVTGTTQTVLSAMPAKLTTLTWAFATGACGSENWGGVSASAFAAANVQAFVNAGKKYIVSTGGAAGSFTCGNDADFKKFIQTYYSANLVGIDFDIEAGQSTADINNLVLRVKNAQATYPNLRFSFTLATLGGHVTPSLGYYGVQVMQAIQAYGLTNYTINLMAMDYGSSAGGNCMLNSSGGCDMGASAAQSAIELHNQYGVPYKQIEVTPMIGGNDTTDETFSIADVTTLVNFAQQNGLGGIHYWSFDRDRDCAPGSASPTCNTYGQAGTLGFTNAFISKLGL encoded by the coding sequence TTGAAACTGAAACTCATACAGGGCCTCATGCTTACCCTGGCCTGCAGCGCCATCATGACCGGCGCCGAAGCCAGCCCCCTGATAGCAGCGAGCGCGCAAGCAGCGTCGACGGTAACCTGTTATCCAGCCTGGGTCGCCAGCACTGCGTATACCGGCGGCGCCACGGTCAGCTACAACGGCGTCAACTACAAAGCCAACTGGTGGACCCAAGGGAACAATCCTTCCACCAACAACGGCGGCTCGGGCACCGGCCAGCCATGGACCATCGTCGAAACCTGCGGCGTCGTGACGCCGCCGCCTCCACCACCGCCACCACCGCCTCCTCCTCCAGGCGGCGGCACCACACCGGCCGGCTTCGTTTTCAGTCCATACAAAGATGGCAACATCAACCTGAACTGGAATACCTACGCCATGAGCACCGCGGTCACCGGCACCACGCAGACCGTGCTGAGCGCCATGCCAGCCAAGCTCACCACCCTGACCTGGGCCTTTGCGACCGGCGCCTGCGGTAGCGAAAACTGGGGCGGCGTATCGGCATCGGCCTTCGCTGCAGCCAACGTGCAAGCGTTCGTCAACGCCGGCAAGAAATACATTGTTTCCACCGGCGGCGCAGCAGGTTCCTTCACTTGCGGCAACGATGCAGACTTCAAGAAATTCATCCAGACCTATTATTCGGCCAACCTGGTCGGCATAGATTTCGATATTGAAGCCGGTCAAAGCACTGCTGACATCAACAACCTGGTGCTGCGCGTGAAAAACGCACAAGCGACTTATCCGAACCTGCGTTTCAGCTTCACGCTGGCGACGCTGGGCGGCCATGTAACGCCTAGCCTCGGCTACTACGGCGTGCAAGTGATGCAAGCGATCCAGGCTTACGGCTTGACCAACTACACCATCAACCTGATGGCGATGGACTACGGCAGCTCGGCCGGCGGCAACTGCATGCTCAACAGCAGCGGCGGCTGCGACATGGGCGCCTCGGCGGCGCAATCGGCAATCGAACTGCATAACCAGTATGGCGTGCCGTACAAGCAGATCGAAGTGACGCCGATGATTGGCGGCAACGACACGACCGATGAGACTTTCTCTATCGCCGATGTCACGACGCTGGTCAATTTCGCACAGCAAAACGGCCTGGGCGGCATCCACTACTGGTCCTTCGATCGCGACCGCGATTGCGCGCCAGGCTCGGCCTCGCCTACCTGCAATACTTATGGCCAGGCAGGCACACTGGGCTTCACCAACGCCTTCATCTCGAAACTGGGACTGTAA
- a CDS encoding glycoside hydrolase family 18 protein has protein sequence MKLMRLPMLLAALLPAVAMAAPYKVVAYYLPSQQRQYSAADIDASKMTHLNYAFALIKDGEIVADQSSGTDQSARDYIVLRGLKSRSPKLKTLISVGGWAGSKEFSDVALTPQSRRKFADSAVAFLRKNGFDGVDIDWEFPVAGGDAANIMRPEDKQNYTLLLQALRERLDNAGKQEHRSYLLTAAIGNNQGFFQNTEMAKVAAILDWVNIMTYDFSGSWSKFAGHVAPLYNDPALARPDANPKFNVSSTVEMALQAGIPAAKLVLGMPFYGYSWKQCGAQLHGQHQDCNGKGRGGVEPGELDFADISATLVNRNGFTRYWNDAAKVPYLFNPDTGEFVSYDDVESLDYKIRYLKQKGLAGAMFWQLSADRDAVLLDKVATDLLKP, from the coding sequence ATGAAACTGATGCGGTTACCGATGCTGCTTGCAGCGCTGTTGCCTGCCGTGGCCATGGCGGCGCCCTATAAAGTAGTTGCTTACTACCTGCCCTCACAGCAGCGCCAATACTCCGCGGCGGACATAGACGCCAGCAAGATGACCCACCTGAATTATGCATTCGCGCTGATCAAAGATGGCGAAATCGTCGCCGACCAGTCCTCCGGCACCGACCAGAGCGCACGTGATTACATCGTGCTGCGCGGCCTCAAAAGCCGCTCTCCCAAGCTGAAGACCCTGATCTCGGTGGGCGGCTGGGCCGGCTCCAAGGAGTTTTCGGATGTGGCGCTGACGCCGCAGTCGCGCCGGAAATTCGCCGATAGCGCGGTCGCCTTCCTGCGCAAAAACGGTTTCGACGGCGTCGACATCGACTGGGAATTCCCGGTAGCCGGCGGCGATGCGGCGAACATCATGCGTCCCGAAGACAAGCAGAATTACACGCTGCTGCTGCAAGCGCTGCGCGAGCGCCTCGACAACGCCGGCAAACAGGAACACCGCAGCTACCTGCTGACTGCTGCAATCGGCAATAACCAGGGATTTTTCCAGAACACCGAAATGGCCAAGGTCGCTGCGATCCTCGACTGGGTCAACATCATGACCTACGATTTCAGCGGTTCATGGAGCAAGTTCGCCGGCCACGTCGCGCCCTTGTACAACGATCCGGCCTTGGCGCGGCCGGACGCCAATCCCAAATTCAATGTCAGCAGCACGGTCGAGATGGCTTTGCAGGCCGGCATTCCGGCCGCCAAGCTGGTGCTGGGCATGCCGTTCTATGGCTATAGCTGGAAACAATGCGGCGCGCAGCTGCACGGACAGCACCAGGATTGCAACGGCAAGGGCCGCGGCGGCGTCGAGCCTGGCGAGCTGGATTTCGCCGACATCAGCGCCACGCTGGTCAATCGCAATGGCTTCACCCGTTATTGGAACGATGCCGCCAAAGTACCCTACCTGTTCAATCCGGATACCGGCGAATTCGTCAGCTACGACGATGTCGAATCGCTGGACTACAAGATCAGATACCTGAAGCAGAAGGGCCTGGCCGGCGCCATGTTCTGGCAGCTGTCGGCGGACCGCGATGCGGTATTGCTGGATAAAGTGGCGACAGACCTGCTCAAGCCGTAG
- a CDS encoding glycoside hydrolase family 16 protein gives MRYFPQRLLVLASLLLAADAAAAATGIFFDDFHYADTAALAAGGWKIRDQQGHPGIERGQWGPGTISLVDDPQAGGQRLLRLNASTDGRPEGTFQAQLCHQRKYFEGTYAARIRFSDAPVTGPGGDLVVESFYTSSPLKHDFDPQYSELDWEYLPNGGWGNPHSRLYSVSWQTVQMEPWNAFNQVHEEQRALGGWHTVLMQVGGGKIRYFLDGVQLDEHGGRNYPAQPMSINFNLWFSPSGVLPDTRVERRYEQDLAWVMHAKDQLLSPAQVDAAVGLTVVPAYIMWIRWQPWSRRCRPTAIFKIREIRDETDAVTDAACSAVACRGHGGAL, from the coding sequence ATGAGATATTTTCCTCAACGCCTGCTGGTGCTGGCGTCGCTGCTGCTGGCGGCCGACGCAGCAGCTGCCGCTACCGGCATTTTTTTCGACGACTTTCACTACGCAGATACCGCCGCCCTGGCCGCTGGCGGCTGGAAGATCCGCGACCAGCAAGGCCATCCCGGCATCGAGCGCGGGCAGTGGGGGCCGGGCACCATCAGCCTGGTCGACGACCCGCAAGCCGGCGGCCAGCGGCTGTTGCGCCTGAATGCCAGCACCGACGGCCGGCCTGAAGGCACTTTCCAGGCCCAGCTTTGCCATCAGCGTAAATATTTCGAAGGGACTTACGCCGCCCGCATACGCTTCAGCGATGCGCCGGTGACGGGGCCCGGCGGCGATCTGGTGGTCGAATCCTTTTACACCTCCAGCCCGCTCAAGCACGATTTCGATCCGCAATACAGCGAACTCGACTGGGAATACCTGCCCAACGGCGGCTGGGGCAATCCGCACAGCAGGCTGTACAGCGTGTCCTGGCAAACGGTGCAGATGGAACCCTGGAACGCATTCAACCAGGTGCACGAGGAACAGCGCGCGCTGGGCGGCTGGCATACCGTGCTGATGCAGGTGGGCGGCGGCAAGATCCGCTACTTCCTGGACGGCGTGCAGCTGGATGAACACGGCGGCCGCAATTACCCGGCGCAGCCGATGTCGATCAATTTCAATTTGTGGTTTTCACCCAGCGGAGTGCTGCCGGACACCAGGGTGGAGCGGCGCTACGAACAGGACCTGGCCTGGGTAATGCACGCCAAGGACCAGCTGCTGTCGCCGGCGCAGGTCGACGCGGCGGTCGGGCTTACCGTCGTACCGGCGTACATCATGTGGATACGGTGGCAGCCATGGAGCCGCCGTTGCCGTCCAACTGCGATTTTTAAGATAAGAGAGATACGTGATGAAACTGATGCGGTTACCGATGCTGCTTGCAGCGCTGTTGCCTGCCGTGGCCATGGCGGCGCCCTATAA
- the nagZ gene encoding beta-N-acetylhexosaminidase, with product MSSSVSSTASSTDSKPDSQGKLSAARRVAGQLIMIRMPGTVLDEDTAQFLRDNHIRAVCLFRQNMVNPEQLAKLTADLRAVMGPNALIGIDQEGGAVVRATWLPAPPAAMALGAVDDVALARSVGAAVARGIKSLGFNWNFAPVLDLNNNPANPVIGERSFGSDPQRATELALAWMEGSLEQGVACCVKHFPGHGDTHVDSHRDLPTVTKPRSALDALELAPFKAARRAPAMMSAHIVYPALDPEYPATLSRKILTDLLRGEWDYRGVIITDGMDMHAIAGRYGVGNAAVRALAAGADMVMALGNRGTQEETLVSLTMALATADEHGDLGSTAVAARLARLDSLATAYPCAAGAYLTESADELLMVDAWRRGLTVAGQPQRLANGARIRLVACADAAGDGVAEAGLPAEVVSALLARRYDVELVTFDDEDKFDWASLPADGRTLILASTTRLRYGEKARKTWRPDLHLVLWNPFQILDIAAPALVTYGFAAAALEAVADWLGGTLEARGKMPVPVTSNVDPLRPQRQLT from the coding sequence ATGAGTAGCAGCGTGAGTAGCACCGCGAGTAGCACCGATAGCAAACCAGATTCCCAGGGCAAACTGAGCGCGGCGCGCCGCGTCGCCGGGCAGCTGATCATGATCCGCATGCCGGGCACGGTGCTGGACGAGGACACAGCGCAGTTCTTGCGCGACAACCATATCCGCGCGGTCTGCCTGTTCCGCCAGAACATGGTGAACCCAGAACAGCTGGCCAAGCTGACCGCCGACCTGCGTGCGGTGATGGGACCGAATGCCTTGATCGGCATCGACCAGGAAGGCGGCGCCGTGGTGCGCGCTACCTGGCTGCCGGCGCCGCCGGCGGCGATGGCCCTGGGAGCGGTCGACGATGTAGCGCTGGCGCGATCTGTCGGCGCCGCGGTCGCGCGCGGCATCAAGTCGCTCGGTTTCAACTGGAATTTTGCGCCGGTGCTGGATCTCAACAATAATCCTGCCAATCCGGTCATCGGCGAACGCTCCTTCGGTTCCGATCCGCAGCGCGCCACCGAACTGGCGCTGGCCTGGATGGAGGGCAGCCTGGAGCAGGGCGTGGCGTGCTGCGTCAAGCATTTCCCCGGGCATGGCGACACCCATGTCGATTCGCACCGCGACTTGCCAACGGTAACCAAGCCGCGCAGCGCGCTGGATGCGCTGGAGCTGGCGCCGTTCAAGGCGGCGCGAAGGGCGCCGGCCATGATGAGCGCCCACATCGTCTACCCGGCGCTGGACCCTGAATATCCGGCGACCCTGTCGCGCAAAATCCTGACCGACCTGCTGCGCGGCGAATGGGATTACCGCGGCGTCATCATTACCGACGGCATGGACATGCACGCGATCGCCGGCCGCTACGGCGTCGGCAATGCGGCGGTGCGAGCCTTGGCTGCCGGCGCCGACATGGTCATGGCGCTGGGCAATCGCGGCACGCAAGAAGAAACCCTGGTGTCCCTGACGATGGCATTGGCTACCGCTGATGAGCATGGCGATCTTGGCAGCACCGCGGTCGCCGCCCGGCTGGCGCGGCTGGACAGCCTGGCTACCGCTTATCCCTGTGCGGCGGGGGCTTATCTCACAGAATCTGCCGATGAATTGCTGATGGTTGACGCCTGGCGCCGCGGCCTGACAGTAGCAGGACAGCCGCAGCGTTTAGCCAACGGCGCAAGAATCCGCCTGGTCGCTTGCGCCGACGCTGCCGGCGATGGCGTCGCTGAAGCCGGTTTGCCGGCCGAGGTGGTGTCCGCCTTGCTGGCGCGCCGCTACGATGTCGAACTGGTGACTTTCGACGACGAAGACAAATTTGACTGGGCCTCGCTGCCGGCTGACGGCAGGACGCTGATCTTGGCTTCGACCACGCGTTTGCGCTACGGCGAAAAAGCCAGGAAGACCTGGCGCCCCGATCTGCACCTGGTGCTGTGGAATCCGTTCCAGATACTGGATATCGCGGCGCCGGCCCTGGTCACTTACGGTTTTGCCGCAGCGGCGCTGGAGGCTGTCGCCGACTGGCTGGGCGGAACCCTCGAAGCGCGCGGCAAGATGCCGGTGCCGGTAACCAGCAACGTTGACCCACTGCGCCCACAGCGGCAACTGACATGA